A stretch of DNA from Triticum dicoccoides isolate Atlit2015 ecotype Zavitan chromosome 2A, WEW_v2.0, whole genome shotgun sequence:
CCGTCGACCGCACACCGACCCGTTCACTTACCGTTTTGGTGTGGTGGACGGCGAGTCAAGGCCGCAGGACAGGCATGAATGGCCCCCTCGCCGTCGTGATGATGACGATTGCCATCGCCGAGATGATGACCGAGACAGGGACGACCGGCGTGGTCGTGACAATGACAGGTCAAGGACCTCCAGCTCTTGGCGTGATCGCTTCTTCCATAGCCGATCGTGTGCGCTTGATCGGCGCGCCGAGGAGGATCacggtcgtggttctaagactgacagtagaatggggggtaggtatgaggaggcaagatcccagctatggtgaagttgtacacacaagatttacgagttcagacccttcacggtggaagtaatagccctacgtctcggtgcccggaggcggtcgactggattataggtGTGTGGTgttacagagggtgcgaacccttgtccctaaggagggggtggcttatatagagttcgttaGGCCCCTCCCGCCCTTAGTTacacagggtttaaggtacataaagatggtgCATTTctgataacgctagtaataaagtggcaTGAATGACCATTAAGTCTGTGGAGTAACGTCTGGCCGTTGCTGTTCAGAGTGGCTTTCGGTCTTCTGTCTGTCGAGTGATTATTGCTGTGGTCGAGTGACATCGAGTCTTCTGAGTGGAATgcttctggtcgagtggatgatggtatccCTTGACCACTTCTGACTTTTAGGGAGGTGTCCTAGGGGAGGgtctctaggtcaggcctatgaccctaccctaggtacatagcttcatcattagcccctgaatggttcagggttcgagtggagaaggagttgagaattcttccgactcAATTTTTGCACTACGGAAGCGTCTTGTTAGGATCAATGAACAACATGATGgcttcaacttctttttcagtcgccttgatccattcttagtttgtcGAATGAAGTTTTGCTGATAGGCTTTGAGTGTTGATATAGAGAAAATCTttagtctgacaagttgctctgcagttcccggatcttgcgggattcgaaattttgggaagcgcgcgggacggaggaGGCCGCGGTAATCGAGGCGGATTAGGCAGGGGCGCCTCGATCAccgcgtcgcctttttcgccacgtaccgagCGAGCGACAGTTGCGGGATTTGACACGATTGCCCGGGCCCAGTCGTTACTCACTCGGAAATGACTCCATATAAGACGTCGGGTTGGGGGATTTTGCACAGTGTGCCTCtgtttctccttcttcctcctctatttctccaCTGCTACCGTCTCCACTTTCGGCGCCGCCACCCGCCTCGAGCCCATTCCGCCGTAATGGGGAAGGACAAGACCGCCgccctggaacgtgcgaagaaagcgacggcgaaggcgaaggggaagaagacgagcCTGGGCGGTCATCGTCAAGATCTACTCTGCCGCGCGGCTGGGTCCAAGGCGACTGGATCCGATCCATGCTCGTGCTGGATGATCTGCAAGACCTGACCGAGAGTGGGCTGACCGAGCATGATTCTTGAAGGCTCCCAGGGGACGAAactgagccgcagcctcaggagggtgagtgtgtcttgTTCGCCACTCACGTCGACCATGGTTTTTCTTTGCCTCCACACCCCTTTTTCCGTGCattcctgaacttcttcggagctcaactccaccatttctctCCCAACACAATCATGTACCTTGTGGCTTATGTCtccttgtgtgagaatttcctgggctgtcgaccacactggggcttGTTTAAGCACATCTTCACATGCCGCTCACAGactgtgaaaaaggccaatccgagtgacgagaaagCCCAGgcgatccaaatgtgtgggggcttaGGTATCCAGATGAGGGGGAAGAGTGCTTTTCCTGCGATGACTCTTCCTGACTcgattagagggtggcagtcgacttggttttattgcaaagacaagCCGACCCCTAGTCATTCGACAGGTCTCCCCCCCTTTTCCTTGGCGCGAGTCCATAAACCCACTTCCTTGAGAGTGGCTCCAATAGAGAAGGTGGACGTGTCCAggttgatggagcgagtagttcagCTGATCCATGAgggagtgactggcatggatctgctCGAGGTATTCCTCAGTCGACGTATGCAACCCCTCCAGGCTCGCGATCACTCCATGTTGATGTACTCGGGTATTGAAGATTTCACTCGGATCCATCCGGAGGACGTTGATGAGAAGATGGTGGCACAGTGGGTGCAAAGCATGAcatggaacaaggacaaccctaggGGGTCCCGAAGAGTTTTACCATTCGACACCAACAACCAACCAGACAAGGTCGGTCTCTTATCTCCGAGTGTTTTTCATTCTGACTTGCAGTTGCTTACTGAGTCGACTATCCCCTGGTCATCTCTTCTGCTTTGCAGGTTTATACGGAGACGTACTCAATGCCGAACGGGGAGCAAGAGCAGAACCAGGATGGAGAGGAAAGCGGAGGCGAAAGTATGGATTGGCAATCTGatggaggagaagaggaggaggaaagcgaggaCTCGAGCAGTGGTGAAGAAGTCGAGTCACCGCCTCGCAACGAAAAGCGTTCCATACATAAGCACGACCCAGTGAGTGTCCGTGGCGAAATAGCTAGGCCGACCGGACAGACTTCCAAGCGCACTCGGACCTCTTCCCCTGTGCTGACTGAGAAGGCCCCAAAGCAGCAGAAAGTTGCAGAACCAAAGCCTCGGAAGACACTGCCCAAGATCAAGATCGACGTCCCCGTCGCTTCTCGTAAATGTCTTGTCCCCACTTTTCGATCGAGGACTTGTGCCGTCGACTCTCTTTCTCATTTGTCTGAGTGAATCTTGAAACTTGCAGAGCTTCTACTTCTGGGACTTCTGCTTACacggatgatgatgaggacgtagAAGACACGGTCACTTCTAACCCGGGTATGACTTTTGCAAACTTGTGTTTGCTTTCTCAGCCATTTTGTTGACCGACTGAATTCTGGCGACTAATTCTTTTGTAGCTCCTCCCCATgtcattgatcttccagatgatgacgaggatgtGCCGCTGAGGTCCAGGAGGAGTAAGAAGGCATCAACTGGCAAGACGTCCCAATCGGTGTCGGTGGCAGAGCTAGTGATTCAACAACCCAAAGATGTGACTCGGGCTTCTGTTACTTTCGCTGTTCCAGTATCAAGTGAACGCCCCACATCGTCGACTGCACCAGTGTTTGCTTCAACTATCCAGCCCCATGCCTCGGAACTTCAAGCTACCGTGACTGAACCGCCAACCCCGTTCTTCACTACTCATCACGTTCCAGAAGACCAGGCAGGCGCCGATGCAGAAGCCATTCGCCAAGCTGGCATAATGATGGAGCGAGTGAAGGTGGTGCATGAAAACAGTTAGGCTGCTTATGACGCCAGCGCGgcccttcgagccaatgtccaAGTAAGTTGACTTCCATCCGAACTCTTATCTTGgcgtttgttctgttaggatatgctacctgaaaactTTTCTTTGTGCATCCTCCTGTTAGTCTGCTCTTCGCATCTGCACACCCACTAGGTGTTTGAATTTATGTCGAGTAATTTTCCCAGTTGACTCGACTAGGTTGTGTCGGTTGTAGTCCTGGgctagtgggggcacgcagagtgcacccactgggtgtagtccccaaggccacCGTCGAATGTGTGATTCGGCGGAGGTCTTTGATAAAATAATGTCTCTATTTTTTCACTCTTCTactcggtctgggcggaccatgtcgagtggaatccgaaccagtgggggcacgctaagtgcacccactgggtgtagtcctcgagaccacggtcgactgcgggcagtcggttggggtctgagaatatcttcttctcttcttttttcttctactCGGTCTGGGCAGACCGTGTCGAGTGgaatccgaaccagtgggggcacgctaagtgcacccactgggtgtagtcccagagACTACTGTAGAATGTTTGATTCTGCGGTAGTCTTAGAGCTCTATTCACTCGGAAACGGCCGATCTTTGATCTTGTCTACTGATGTATCTTTTTGCCGACTGTAAAAATCCTGTGAGCTTATCTCCAAGTTCGCCGATTTCGAGAAGAAGCAGAgacaactcaaccttgacttggagctgagcAATCAGAACTTGAAAAGGGCCAAAGACGAAGTAGCTGGTACGGAAGGTAACGAGCTGTCAACTGTTTATCTTGACCATCTCTCAAGTTATCTCTTCGTTCGTTTATTTGACCCGAGTGCACATTCTTTAGAGAACATGAAGCAAGCCATGGTACAGAAGGATCTtgaccttgcagctgcgcagacGGAGGCTAAGGAGAAGACCgcacttgctgacaagaagctggccTCAGTCGGAGTGCTGGAGGAAGACAACGCCAAGCTAAAGACAGCCCTCACCGAGGCCAACAAAGAAGTGACTCGTCTGAAGAAAGACAAAGTTGCTTTGAACGAGAAGATCGAAGGTATTTCTCTTAAGAGAAATGACCTGGAGGTTTATTTGGAGGCACTCGCCAAGAAATTGTTCCTTATACTCGAAGGTATTTTTCTTTATCCGACTGATTTGCTGTTTGCAAGCCATCATGAACCGGTCGACTCATTAACTCCTTGaatctgcagaattctgccagaactttgaagaagaaactagacgGATCGAGATAGGCTTGGACCCCATCCTTTCTCCTGTCggtgatgaagctgccatgaacgtgcttcgACTGGAGTCCCGCGTCGCCAACGTCATGGGTTACCTCGCACGCCTGAAGGTTGAGGTGTCGCGGATTGACTCGGCACTTTGGCCACGGGAGacgctccagaatgacctcgagtccttgatgactcgactcaatggtgtccctggccgagtgcaggagtggaataaGTCATCTGCTCAATGCGGTGTTGATGTGGCTCTGTCGCTGGTttgtgtccactgcaaggaagcccgagaagagaagctggcagcGATCAATGTTGCCAATACCAAAAGGCATGGcttccaatccttcatggaaaccttcattgctgctgccactcggattggtgacggaattgatctggacgagttcgtcgagcctgctagcCCTCCTcatgcggagtgaacaaactttatgcatcgccttaaatttgcctcggaatgccgagtgattttgtaaccgctaAACTCGTTCGGGCCTGATGCTTGAGTACTTTAATCTGTGTTCTGGAACCCTAGGATTTATCTAAACTTTGGTTGCTTTTGAATCTTTCAACTCTTCGAGTAGAACTTGTTTTTCTGTTTGAATTGCTACTGACTTTGTGATGCAGCTCAATCGAGAGTATCATGGGCAAAGGTATTTGGTGTTGCCCATGATCTGCACCTCGTTGTCCTTACAGATCGAGATGGAgtggacgttgtatttgtggcgaagctccaagGACAGATCGTggccgacctgcacctcgtcgtccttgtggataaggatggagcggacgttgtatttgtggcgaagctccaagGACAGatcgtggtcgacctgcaccttgtcgtccgtgCAGATAAGGATGGAGCctgttttttaaacttaggtgattactactgcagctaagcccctgagtgggagggttgctcaccactcggtaggatttttgatacttaggcgagtactggactgcagctaagccctcgagtgggaaggttgctcaccactcgataggatttttttatacttaggcgagtactagactgcagctaagcccccgagtgggagggttgctcgccactcggtaggattttttatacttaggcgagcactggactgcaactaagcccctgagtgggagggttgctcaccactcggtaggattttttaaacttagacgagtactggaccgcagctaagcccccgaatgggaggcatgctctccactcggtaggattttttatacttagacgaaaacggattcgcagctaagccctcgagtgggagacttgctcaccactcggtaggattttttatacttaggcgaaacggattcgcagctaagcccccaagtgagagacttgctcatcactcggtaggattttttggaacttaggcgaagcggattcgcagctaaggcacccactgggggatttagaacacttaaaaaaggaacaacaatcatCTAGGAGACTATGAAACTGTGTCTTTGATAATCCGACTAGaatgtatttcttattacatctcaacaatcCGAATGCttgagtataaaaggggcggagcagctccacaTTCCAAGCATGTGGCTCTTCTTTATTGTGCTCCACATTGTAGAGGCGATAAGCCCCGTTGTGaagcactttggtgatgatgaaggggccttcccaagcaggagcgagcttgtgtggtttctgctgatctactcaaagaaccaggtctccctcctgaaatgctcgacctctcatgtttctggcgtggaatcgacgcaggtcttgctgatagatggtcgaccggatcagggtCATCTCCCTTTCCTCTTCCAGAAGATCAACTGCGTCTTGCCGAGCCTGTTCTACTTTGTCTTCTGAGAAAAGTTCGACTCGAggcgcattgtggagcaagtcactcggaagcacaactTCAgcgccatagactaagaagaatggagttcggccagtcgaccgattaggagtggtcctcaatccccaaaacactgatggaagttcatcgacccaggcgcctactgcatgcttgaggtcacgcatcaatcgcggtttcagtcctttgagaatcaatctgtttgctctttcagcttgtccattcgactggggatgggcgactgaagcatagtcgacccgagtgccttgggaagcgcaaaagactctgaactcatcagaattgaagttcgacccattatctgtgatgatgctgtgcgggacaccatatctaaatgttaactctctgatgaagctgacaacagTACTTGCTTCGAGGTTTTTGataggtttggcttcaatccatttggtgaacttgtcgactgctacgagcacatgggtgaagccgcttctgccagtcctcagaggtccaaccatatctaatccccaaacagcaaagggccagataagtggaatggttttcaaggcTGATGcatgcttgtgagacatgttggagtagaactggcaaccttcacatctgTCAACTATGTCTTtttccatttcatttgctcgtggccaataaaatcctgctcggtatgctttggccacaatggtccgagaggacgcatggtgaccacaggtccctgagtggatgtcgttgagaatcactcgaccttcttccggtgttatgcacttctgagcaACTCCGGTAACAATCTCTCTGTAAAGCTGTCCACCCATTACTGTGAAAGCTTTAGATCGAAGGACAATCTGAcgggcctcttcttcatcttctgggagctctttcctgagaATATACGCAATGTATGTCACTGTCCAATCGGGTATGACGACCAAcacttccatgaccaagtcgaccatggctgggatttcgacttcactCGGATCAGTAGGGATCTTATGTTGTGGGGGCTCCTCGGTAAAGGGATCCTCTTGGACGGACGGCGTGTGAagatgctccaggaacacattactgggaatgggctcaccttggagcctatctttgccaaatcatcagctgcttgatttttaagtcggggtatatgatggagctctaacccctcaaacttcttctctaactttctcactgcattacaatagccagtcatagccgggcttctgacgtcccactccttcattacttggttaaccaccaaatccgagtcgtcgtagaccattaggcgacggacgccgagtgaaatggccatacgcgacccgtacaagagtgcttcatattcagcttcgttgttggaggaatcaaaatgaatctgaagAACATAGCTGAGTCTGTCTCCTCGAGGGGATAGCaataccaccccagcaccagaaccgttcagcatcttggatccatcaaagaacatggtcccatgctctgagtgaatctgagtcggctgttgctgttcaacccactcgacgaggaaatctgctattgcctaggacttgatagctttctttgcctcaaacttgatatccaaggtaaggagttcaatcgcccactttgccactcgaccagttgcatctgtgTGGTTCAGAATTttcgacaatggagcgtcgctgacgactgtaatggagtgatcagagaaataatgtgcaaccttcttcgtggtcatgtaaattccataggcAAGctcctgataatgtggatatctttgcttggacggagtcaagacttcagaaatatagtatactgggcgctgaactttatagacttttccttcttcttcccgctcgatcgtaagtactctactgacaacttgtccagtggctgcaatataaagcagtaaaggctctttgctgattggggcagcaagcaccgactgggtggaaagcagggttttgagttctgcaaatgctgcatcttcatcagtcggtaaagagacaatgccttttcaccgagacgagagatgaatcgactcaaggcggctaaacaaccagtaagcttctgaatgtcatgcacacgcacagggtgtttcatccggagtatagctgcaactttctctgggttggcgtcgatccctctttcagaaacgaggaaaccgagtaactttcctcctggaactccgaatgtgcatttcgacggattaagcttgatatcacaccttcttaggttggcaaaggtttcagcgaggtcagtcagtaggtcggaacctttacgcgacttgaccacaatgtcatccatatatgcttccacattccgactgatttgagtaagCAGGCACTTTGGAATCATCCTCATAAATGTGGCACCGgcgttcttgagaccgaatggcatggtgactgatacgtctccaacgtatctataatttttgattgctccatgctatattatctactgttttggacattattgggctttattatccacttttatattatttttgggactaacctatcaaccggaggcccagcccagaattgatgttttttggctgttttagagtttcgaagaaaaggaatatcaaacggagtccaaatggaatgaaaccttcgggaacgtgattttctcaacgaacaagacccaggagacttggaccctacgtcaagacacaaaagaggaggccacgaggtagggggacgcgcctaccccccctcccaggcgcgccctccaccctcgtgggccccctgttgctccaccgacatactccttcctcctatataaatctacgtacccccaaatgatcagatacggagccaaaaccctaattccaccgccacaactttctgtatccacgagatcccatcttggggcctgtttcggagctccgccggagggggcatcgatcacggagggcttctacatcaacaccatagcccctccgatgaagtgtgagtagtttacctcagacctatgggtccatacttagtagctagatgacttcttctctctttttggatctcaatacaatgttctccccctctcttgtggagatctattcgatgtaatcttctttttgcggtgtgtttgttgagaccgatgaattgtgggtttatgatcaagtctatctatgaacaatatttgaatcttctctgaattcttttatgtttgattggttatctttgcaaatctcttcgaattatcagtttggtttggcctactagattgatctttcttgcaatgggagaagtgcttagctttgggttcaatcttgcggtgtccttttccagtgagtaggggcagcaaggcacgtattgtattgttgccatcgaggataacaagatgggtttttcatcatattgcatgagtttatccctatacatcatgtcatcttgcttaaggcgttactctgttttcattaacttaatactctagatgcatgctggatagcggtcgatgagtggagtaatagtagtagatgcaggcaggaatcggtctacctgtctcgaacgtgatgcctatatacatgatcatacctagatattctcataactatgctcaattctgtcaattgctcaacagtaatttagtcacccaccgtagaatacttatgctctcgagagaagccactagtgaaacctatggcccccgggtctatcttcgtcATATTAAtcaccaatacttagttatttccttttgcttttactttgcttttattttactttgcatctttatcataaaaataccaaaaatattatcttatcatatctatcagatctcactctcgtaagtggccatgcagggattgacaaccccttaacgcgttggttgcgaggatttatttgttttatgcaggtactacgagggactcgcgcgtagcctcctactggattgataccttggttctcaaaagctgagggaaatagttacgctactttgctgcatcatcccttcctcttcggggaaaaccaacacagtgctcaagaggtagcagtgacataacaaaagcacccgaatggagtgatgaaagctgtttttatctcatcgggtccatacagtcagatctgatgatacccggaatatgcgtctagaaaagacaaatgctcacaccccacagtcgagtcgacgatttggtcgatacgggggagaggaaaatgatctttcgggcaggcgcgattgatatgcttgaagtcaatgcacatatgaagtgaattgtccttcttggggaccatgaccacattggcgagccactcggagtggtaaatctctcggatgaactcaactgctaggagccgagccacttcctcgccaattgcttttctcttctgtatgGCAGACCGTCTAAGATGTTCCATGACTGGCTTCACTTTCAGGCCGACTCGCAAacagtgctcagccagtcccctgggtacacccggcacgtcagaaggtttccatgcaaagatgtcccagttctcacagaggaactggatgagcgcttcttcctatttgttgtcgagcgaTGTTGAGATATGAGTAGGAGCAACATTAGGATCGGCCGGGTGAATATGAATCAGTTTTGTTTCtctggacgactgaaatgcagaatctatggcaggcttcttggctcgcagcaaatcactcggatctgcatttttctgatactcttgcatttcaactgctgccatttgtgcatcaGCAATTTtagaacccttctggaagcattcctctgccttcttccgattgccagtgacCGTGATCACTCATCTGGGACCAGGCattttcaacttgagatacacgtaacatggtcgtgcCATAAAACGCGCGTATGCAGGCCTCcctagaatagcatgataagcactctggaaatccactacttcaaatgtcatcttttccttacggtaattctttgaatAACCGAAGACCACGTCCAAGgttatctggccgagtgattcagcc
This window harbors:
- the LOC119357578 gene encoding uncharacterized protein LOC119357578 gives rise to the protein MKQAMVQKDLDLAAAQTEAKEKTALADKKLASVGVLEEDNAKLKTALTEANKEVTRLKKDKVALNEKIEGISLKRNDLEVYLEALAKKLFLILEEFCQNFEEETRRIEIGLDPILSPVGDEAAMNVLRLESRVANVMGYLARLKVEVSRIDSALWPRETLQNDLESLMTRLNGVPGRVQEWNKSSAQCGVDVALSLVCVHCKEAREEKLAAINVANTKRHGFQSFMETFIAAATRIGDGIDLDEFVEPASPPHAE